DNA from Nitrospira sp.:
TGCCGGGGCTGCGGGCACGAGGGAAGGGCGTGATCGTCGTGACCCACGACGACCGGTACTTCCATGTGGGCGACCGGGTGTTGAAACTGGAGGAGGGCAGGATTGTGGAGGCATCGAACGGCGCCTCACGCGGTGCCCATCGAGCCGGTCCGTTGCTCAAGCCGGTCGCCAGGCCGTCGGCGTGAGAGGGATTCGCTGAGTCGGACGTCTAGAATCATGGCAATTGTGTTGATGCCTCCTACAGAGTTTTCGACGTTCCCGCGTCTCGGTCGGCAGGATGTGCATGTCTGGTCCTGCGACCTGTCCCGACACGATGGCGATCGCCCTTCCCTCGCCGCGCTGCTTTCGATCGATGAGCGGAACCGCGCCGCTCGTTTTGCATTCGAACAACATCGTCAGCGTTTCATCCTGTCCCATGGCCTGCTACGGGTGATTCTGGCCCGATACTTGGGAGACGAGCCGGGACAGATTCAGTTCGAGACTGGGCTCCATGGCAAGCCAGCCCTGCGCGGACAATCCGATACAGCGCAGACCATTCAGTTCAGTCTCTCCCATTCGAGCGACCATGCCCTCGTGGCGGTTGCCGTGAAAAGGGCTGTGGGAGTGGATGTGGAGTGGTGCCGGCCCGAGGTGGAGGGGCTCAAGCTGGCGCAGCGGTTCTTCGCTCCCGGTGAATCACGGGCGATCTCGCAAGCTGAGAGCGACGATCAACAGCGGCTGTTCTATCGCTATTGGACCGCCAAGGAAGCCTATCTCAAGGGAAAGGGATTGGGGCTTTCTCTCGGACTGGATCGGTTCGAATTGTTGTTCGGCGACCTGTCGAGGCCGGCGCTGGTGCGTTCGACCGAATCTGGAATGCTCGACAAGGATTGGTCCGTGCAATCCTTCCAGCTCGCCGATCAGTTGGTCGGAGCCATCGCGGTCGAAGGCGAGGCCCGGAACGTTCAGCTGCTCGACGCGCCGGCAGCGCTCGTTCGTTAATCGTTTTCCCGCTGCAAGGCCCCCTTCCTGAGTTGACGAAAAAAATCCTGCAGTAGGGCCTGACTCTCTTCGGCGAACAGTCCCCCGGCGACCTCCACGCGATGGTTCAGGCGAGGTTCGGGGGGGATGTTCATGATCGATCCGCAGGCGCCGGCCTTGGGGTCGGTGGCTCCGAACA
Protein-coding regions in this window:
- a CDS encoding 4'-phosphopantetheinyl transferase, with translation MAIVLMPPTEFSTFPRLGRQDVHVWSCDLSRHDGDRPSLAALLSIDERNRAARFAFEQHRQRFILSHGLLRVILARYLGDEPGQIQFETGLHGKPALRGQSDTAQTIQFSLSHSSDHALVAVAVKRAVGVDVEWCRPEVEGLKLAQRFFAPGESRAISQAESDDQQRLFYRYWTAKEAYLKGKGLGLSLGLDRFELLFGDLSRPALVRSTESGMLDKDWSVQSFQLADQLVGAIAVEGEARNVQLLDAPAALVR